One Phocoena sinus isolate mPhoSin1 chromosome 13, mPhoSin1.pri, whole genome shotgun sequence DNA segment encodes these proteins:
- the IAH1 gene encoding isoamyl acetate-hydrolyzing esterase 1 homolog: MARCEAVVCGSSLLWPRVLFFGNSTTQFSFQQGGWGASLADKLVRKCDVLNRGFSGYNTRWVKIILPRLIRKGNSLHSPVAVTVFFGANDSALKGENPKQRIPLEEYAVRHLQSVGAPESRLVRTTPPPPLCEAAQRQERLHKIQRLDFLFSIGCKLNRLNLVVGEYARACLRVAQDCGIDALDLWTLMQKDSQDFSSSCLPDGLHLSPKGNEFLSSHLWPSIEKKVSSLLLLLPYWQDMAEAKPELRLLGDGAH, encoded by the exons ATGGCGCGGTGCGAGGCGGTGGTGTGCGGAAGCTCTCTGCTCTGGCCTCGGGTGTTGTTCTTCGGCAACTCCACCACCCAG ttttctttccagcagggtgggtggggagcGTCACTGGCGGACAAGCTGGTCAG aaaatgcGATGTTCTGAATCGTGGGTTTTCGGGTTACAATACCAGATGGGTGAAAATTATCCTCCCGAGGCTGATCCGGAAGGGGAACAGTTTGCACAGCCCAGTAGCAGTTACAGTTTTCTTCGGTGCCAATGACAGTGCGCTAAAAG GTGAGAACCCCAAGCAGCGCATCCCCCTGGAGGAGTACGCGGTGCGGCACCTGCAGTCCGTGGGCGCGCCCGAGAGCAGGCTCGTCCGCAccacgccgccgccgccgctctgTGAGGCCGCACAGCGACAGGAGCGG TTGCATAAAATCCAGCGGTtggattttctcttctccatAGGGTGCAAATTAAATCGCCTCAACTTAGTCGTTGGTGAATATGCCAGGGCCTGTTTACGAGTGGCCCAGGACTGTGGGATTGATGCACTTGACCTGTGGACCCTGATGCAGAAGGACAGTCAG gacttttcttcttcctgtttgcCAGACGGACTACATTTATCACCAAAAGGAAATGAGTTTTTGTCCTCTCATCTTTGGCCTTCgatagaaaagaaagtctcttcccTGCTTTTGCTGCTCCCTTACTGGCAAGACATGGCAGAAGCAAAACCAGAACTAAGGCTTCTGGGAGATGGGGCCCACTAG